From Bos javanicus breed banteng chromosome 5, ARS-OSU_banteng_1.0, whole genome shotgun sequence, the proteins below share one genomic window:
- the C1QTNF6 gene encoding complement C1q tumor necrosis factor-related protein 6 isoform X2, producing the protein MGMAALGLLWAALLLPLSVSGLPTEEPTSGEAVASSSPGFCRRCCDSEDPTVLADAAHASSASPSALPYVLPEVRPYINITILKGDKGDRGLLGSPGKLGREGPRGDRGPQGIKGAKGQAGSPGSPCQTRFSAFSVGRKTALHSSEGFQPLLFDTVFVNPDGHFDLAAGHFVAPLGGLYFFSLNVHSWNFKETYVHVVHNDKAAVILYAQPSDRSIMQSQSVMLALAPGDRVWARLFKRERENAVYSDDIDTYITFSGHLIKPEDD; encoded by the exons ATGGGGATGGCTGCCCTGGGCCTCCTCTGGGCAGCGCTCCTGCTCCCTCTCTCGGTGTCTGGACTCCCCACCGAGGAGCCCACCTCTGGGGAAGCTGTGGCCTCTAGCTCCCCTGGGTTCTGTCGACGGTGCTGTGACTCTGAAGACCCCACGGTCCTTGCCGATGCTGCGCATGCATCCTCAGCCTCTCCGTCTGCCCTCCCATATGTGCTGCCTGAGGTCAGGCCCTACATTAACATCACCATCCTAAAGG GTGACAAAGGGGACCGAGGCCTGCTGGGCTCACCCGGGAAGCTGGGCAGGGAGGGTCCCCGGGGGGACCGTGGCCCCCAgggcatcaagggtgccaaggggcAGGCGGGCAGCCCTGGCAGTCCATGCCAGACACGCTTCTCAGCCTTCTCGGTGGGCCGCAAGACAGCCCTGCACAGCAGCGAGGGTTTCCAGCCGCTGCTCTTTGACACGGTCTTCGTGAACCCCGACGGGCACTTCGACCTGGCTGCCGGCCACTTCGTCGCCCCCCTGGGCGGCCTCTACTTCTTCAGCCTTAATGTGCACAGCTGGAACTTCAAGGAGACCTACGTGCACGTGGTGCACAACGACAAGGCGGCCGTCATCCTGTACGCGCAGCCCAGTGACCGCAGCATCATGCAGAGCCAGAGCGTGATGCTGGCTCTGGCACCGGGCGACCGCGTCTGGGCACGGCTCTTCAAGCGCGAGCGTGAGAATGCCGTCTACAGCGACGACATAGACACCTACATCACCTTCAGCGGCCACCTCATCAAGCCCGAGGACGATTAA
- the C1QTNF6 gene encoding complement C1q tumor necrosis factor-related protein 6 isoform X1: protein MVAMGMAALGLLWAALLLPLSVSGLPTEEPTSGEAVASSSPGFCRRCCDSEDPTVLADAAHASSASPSALPYVLPEVRPYINITILKGDKGDRGLLGSPGKLGREGPRGDRGPQGIKGAKGQAGSPGSPCQTRFSAFSVGRKTALHSSEGFQPLLFDTVFVNPDGHFDLAAGHFVAPLGGLYFFSLNVHSWNFKETYVHVVHNDKAAVILYAQPSDRSIMQSQSVMLALAPGDRVWARLFKRERENAVYSDDIDTYITFSGHLIKPEDD from the exons ATG GTCGCCATGGGGATGGCTGCCCTGGGCCTCCTCTGGGCAGCGCTCCTGCTCCCTCTCTCGGTGTCTGGACTCCCCACCGAGGAGCCCACCTCTGGGGAAGCTGTGGCCTCTAGCTCCCCTGGGTTCTGTCGACGGTGCTGTGACTCTGAAGACCCCACGGTCCTTGCCGATGCTGCGCATGCATCCTCAGCCTCTCCGTCTGCCCTCCCATATGTGCTGCCTGAGGTCAGGCCCTACATTAACATCACCATCCTAAAGG GTGACAAAGGGGACCGAGGCCTGCTGGGCTCACCCGGGAAGCTGGGCAGGGAGGGTCCCCGGGGGGACCGTGGCCCCCAgggcatcaagggtgccaaggggcAGGCGGGCAGCCCTGGCAGTCCATGCCAGACACGCTTCTCAGCCTTCTCGGTGGGCCGCAAGACAGCCCTGCACAGCAGCGAGGGTTTCCAGCCGCTGCTCTTTGACACGGTCTTCGTGAACCCCGACGGGCACTTCGACCTGGCTGCCGGCCACTTCGTCGCCCCCCTGGGCGGCCTCTACTTCTTCAGCCTTAATGTGCACAGCTGGAACTTCAAGGAGACCTACGTGCACGTGGTGCACAACGACAAGGCGGCCGTCATCCTGTACGCGCAGCCCAGTGACCGCAGCATCATGCAGAGCCAGAGCGTGATGCTGGCTCTGGCACCGGGCGACCGCGTCTGGGCACGGCTCTTCAAGCGCGAGCGTGAGAATGCCGTCTACAGCGACGACATAGACACCTACATCACCTTCAGCGGCCACCTCATCAAGCCCGAGGACGATTAA